Proteins from a single region of Gossypium arboreum isolate Shixiya-1 chromosome 1, ASM2569848v2, whole genome shotgun sequence:
- the LOC108473820 gene encoding probable acyl-activating enzyme 17, peroxisomal: protein MVYRSLDSVTVKDVEALGISSELAQEIHKKVTEIVRDYGSATPEAWNRISKHVLTPNLPFSLHQALYYGCYKDFGPDPPAWIPDPESALFTNIGRLLERHGKEFLGSKYRDPISSFSHLQEFSVSNPEVYWKTVLDEMCIDFSVPPNCILQSPSEESLTLNPGGKWLPGAFVNPAKNCLNVNSKRSLDDIVIIWRDEGDDDLPVKSMTLKELQTEVWLVAHALNALGLNRGSAIAIDMPMNVYSVIIYLAIVLAGYVVVSIADSFAPLEISTRLKISKAKAIFTQDLIIRGEKSLPLYSRVVEAQAPMAIVLPAKSSSFNIKLRDGDISWPEFLERVKKLKGDVFKAVEQPIEAFTNILFSSGTTGEPKAIPWTNGSPFKAAADAWCHMDIRKGDIVAWPTNLGWMMGPWLVYASLLNGASMALYNGSPLSSGFSKFVQDAKVTMLGVIPSIVRTWKSTDCIAGYDWSSIRCFSSTGEASNVDEYLWLMGRACYKPVIEYCGGTEIGGGFVSGSFLQPQSLAAFSTSVMGCRLFILGDDGHPIPEDAPGMGELALGPLMFGSSSTLLNASHYDVYFKEMPSWNGLILRRHGDVFERTSRGYYRAHGRADDTMNIGGIKVSSVEIERICNAVDSSVLETAAIGVPPADGGPEHLVIAVVFKDPDNSTSDLNKLRISFNSAVQRNLNPLFKVSHVVALPSLPRTATNKVMRRVLRQQLAQVDHNSKL, encoded by the exons ATGGTGTACAGATCTTTGGATTCGGTCACCGTTAAAGATGTGGAAGCGTTGGGGATATCGTCTGAACTTGCACAAGAAATTCACAAGAAGGTGACGGAGATCGTTCGTGATTACGGATCTGCTACGCCGGAGGCTTGGAACCGAATTTCCAAACATGTACTTACCCCTAATCTCCCTTTCTCTCTCCATCAAGCCTTGTACTACGGTTGTTACAAAGACTTCGGACCCGACCCCCCCGCTTGGATTCCCGACCC GGAGAGTGCATTGTTTACAAATATTGGCCGTCTGCTGGAGAGACATGGAAAAGAATTCTTAGGCTCGAAATACAGGGACCCTATATCAAGTTTCTCTCATCTTCAGGAATTTTCGGTCTCAAACCCTGAG GTTTATTGGAAAACTGTACTTGATGAAATGTGCATAGATTTCTCTGTCCCTCCTAATTGTATCTTACAGAGTCCATCTGAAGAAAGCCTCACATTAAATCCAGGTGGTAAATGGCTTCCTGGAGCTTTTGTGAACCCTGCAAAGAATTGCTTGAATGTTAATAGTAAGAGAAGTTTGGATGATATAGTAATAATATGGCGTGATGAGGGAGATGATGATCTTCCTGTGAAAAGCATGACACTTAAGGAATTGCAGACAGAGGTTTG GTTAGTTGCACATGCACTCAATGCTCTGGGTTTAAACAGAGGATCTGCAATTGCAATCGATATGCCAATGAATGTCTACTCTGTGATTATCTACCTCGCAATTGTTCTAGCTGGCTATGTAGTTGTATCGATTGCCGATAGTTTTGCTCCACTTGAAATATCAACAAGGCTTAAAATATCAAAAGCAAAAGCCATATTTACTCAG GATCTTATTATTCGCGGTGAGAAAAGCTTACCTTTATACAG TAGAGTTGTGGAAGCTCAGGCACCTATGGCCATTGTTTTACCAGCCAAAAGCTCTAGTTTCAACATCAAGTTGCGCGACGGTGATATTTCATGGCCTGAGTTTCTGGAAAGAGTTAAAAAGTTAAA GGGAGATGTTTTTAAAGCAGTAGAACAACCAATAGAGGCATTTACAAATATCCTTTTCTCATCTGGAACTACAG GTGAGCCAAAGGCAATACCTTGGACCAATGGGAGTCCTTTCAAAGCTGCTGCAGATGCATGGTGCCACATGGACATCCGCAAGGGTGATATTGTTGCATGGCCAACAAACCTTGGATGGATGATGGGTCCTTGGTTAGTATATGCTTCATTGTTAAATGGTGCTTCAATGGCATTATACAATGGATCTCCCCTTAGTTCCGGCTTTTCCAAGTTTGTACAG GATGCAAAAGTAACAATGCTTGGTGTCATCCCTAGCATTGTCCGCACTTGGAAAAGTACAGACTGCATAGCTGGCTATGATTGGTCATCCATCCG TTGCTTCAGCTCCACCGGTGAAGCATCTAATGTAGACGAATACCTATGGTTGATGGGGAGAGCTTGCTACAAGCCTGTCATTGAATATTGTGGTGGCACTGAAATTGGTGGCGGTTTTGTTTCTGGATCATTTCTACAGCCCCAATCATTAGCTGCTTTCAGTACTTCAGTCATGGGTTGCCGTTTGTTTATTCTTGGCGACGATGGCCATCCTATT CCAGAGGATGCACCAGGGATGGGGGAACTGGCCCTTGGTCCTCTTATGTTTGGTTCTTCAAGCACACTGCTAAATGCCAGTCACTACGATGTTTACTTTAAGGAAATGCCTTCATGGAATGGATTG ATTCTCCGAAGGCATGGGGATGTCTTTGAGCGCACCTCTAGGGGATACTATCGAgcacatggtcgtgctgatgatACAATGAACATAGGGGGTATCAAG GTTAGTTCGGTTGAGATTGAACGCATCTGCAATGCAGTTGATAGCAGTGTACTCGAGACAGCTGCCATTGGGGTGCCGCCAGCAGATGGTGGCCCCGAGCATTTGGTAATTGCAGTTGTGTTCAAGGATCCAGATAATTCAACATCAGACTTGAATAAATTGAGAATATCTTTTAATTCAGCGGTTCAGAGGAATCTGAATCCATTGTTTAAG GTTTCTCATGTTGTGGCCCTCCCATCTCTTCCAAGAACAGCTACTAATAAGGTTATGAGAAGGGTTTTGAGGCAGCAGTTGGCTCAAGTTGACCATAATTCTAAACTATAA